The genomic interval GCACTGATtctctgcccccagctctgcacacagacattgctgctgcagctccagagaaggcaacaaaagggcatctctgcagaaaactcTGCTGGGACATccttcaatttcttttaaagccaCCGAGAGCACAGCCTTCATTAACACAGTCTGTGGCCACAGGGAAggtaagagaaaaacaaaaatgagaaatggcagAAGCAACGGCATTTCTTTGtggacaataaaaaaaaaaagtaaaaaaataaggaaaagaactTCCAAAATGAAACCAACAAGAAATATCAAAGATTACTTTATTCTAAATCAAAGATGACTTTTAATACAGAAATTGGCCTGAAGTTTATTGTCCCTGAAAGCATCCAGTGATCAGTCTCCAACCAcagccttgagctcctggttcctcaggctgtagatgagggagttcagggctggaggcaccaccgagtacagaactgacagggccagatccagggatggggaggacatGGAGGGGGGTTTCAGGTAGGCAAGCAATGCAGTGCTTACAAAGAGGGAGACCAcggccaggtgagggaggcaggtggaaaaggctttgtgctgtccctgctctgaggggatcctcagcacaaccctgaagatctgcacaaaggagaaaacaatgaacacaaaacagcCAAATACCAAAAAGGCACTAACAGCCAGAAGCCCAAGTTCCCTGAGGTAGGATTTGGAGCAGGATAGCTTGAGGATTGGggggatttcacagaagaactggcccagggcattgccatggcacaagggcagggaaaatgtattggccGTGTGCATGAGAGCATGGAgaaaggcactggcccaggcagctgctgccatgtgggcacaagctctactgcccaggagggtcccgtggtgcaggggtttgcagatggacatGTAGCGGTCGTAGCACATGACAGTCAGGAGGGAAAACTCTGCTgagatgaagaacagaaatataaatagcTGAGAAGCACATCCTGTGTAGGAGATGTTCCTGGTGTTCCggagggaattgtgcatggctttggggacagtggtgcagatgcAGCCCAGGTCAGCgagggccaggttgagcaggaagaagaacatgggcgtgtgcaggtggtggccgcaggctacggcgctgatgatgaggccgttgcccaggagggcagccagggagatggccagcaagaggcagaagtgcaggagctgcagctgccgcgtgtctgccagtgccagcaggaggaagtcGCTGATgaagctgctgttggacattgGCTGGGGCTGCACTTGGGGACCTGTTCATGGAGAAAGGACAGTGACAAGTCAGGAGAGGCTGCTTTGAGCCAAACCTGGGCCATTCTCTGTAGACTGTCCCGCTGGGACTCGCCCAGCCttgttcctgctctgggaaaatCTTCACCCAGGTCCCTGTCTGAACTCCAGTTGTGCTGGCTGACTGTACCAGGGGCAGCCAGGCCTGTGCGTGGGGGCTCTTGAGGAgccatccctgtcccactgccttGGGTTTGTGGCCAtggggcagagggaaaaggCTGGATATTCAGGATTTGTCATGGGAATTACTCCTAATGCAGAAAGGCTTGATAGCATCTGCACTCAGACTTCTAAAGTAAATAGAGGGCAGAAGTTAGTGTAAGGATTGTTTTCCTACCCACGCATCATTCCTGGCTCTCTGAGGTCAGAAATCCGcggcatttctgctgctctcagagttTGCCACTGAGAGATTTGAGGCAAAGGATTCCCTGTGGCTCAGGGAAGGTGAGGGGCTGGATGGGCTTgttcccagctgccctggctttGCACCTTTCACTGCAATCAGAGCACAATCACACTCCTGGGTCAGCCTGGGATAAACcagaccctgcccagagcagagggatccCTGAGTGTCTCACCCTCTCTCAAGGTCTCTGGGCAAGGTCTCAGCACCCCCTTGTGCCAAGGACACTCACGGCTCCCTTTGCAAACCCAACAGCATTtcctcagctgtggcagctctgcccttccccgTGGGACATTCAGAGAACTCCcagaggctctggcacagattTGCACCCAGGAGGGCAGCTCAGAGCTTGGAAGGGCACAGCAAGGAGatccctgtgtgtgcccatgATGGGATCTCAGGGAGGGGGCTCAGCTCATTCCCCTTTCCCATGGACTGCTTTGCCCACACCCCCACAGGTGCCAGGGAAGCTTGAACAACCCATTCCCATGGACacccctgcctggcaggaatGCCAAGGGCAGTGCCTGACTCAGCTGCTGCAAATTCCAGAGcctccctgagagcagcagataACATTGACAATACCAGGGCAGTGCAGAAACAAGAGGAGATGTTGTGGTGCTGTGCCtgagagggcagggcagggacagccggGCACTCAGGACAGTGTTCccgtgcccagctgtgcccagcacctcaCACACACCAacagtgccctcctgccccctgCACTGCCCTCTTCAGGCCCCTGTCCTTCCCAGAGCATCTCCCTGGGCCTGGACATTCCCTCCTGAGAGGAGCCTTGTCCCTCACCACGGAGGCAGAAGCTCTGCGggcccagagctctgtgtcagcagggcctcctcatcctcagcacCGTGGCCTGGGCAGCCGCGGGGGCCcgggctggctgccagccctgctctgcccactgccctggcagcacccagtGACCCCAGCAGGGCCCCCTTGCCCTCCTTgtcctcagccagcccagcttgGACACCTCGGGGGTGTCCCCACCCTCCTGCTGAGGCCTGGCCTCCAGGGCTTCTGCCCAGGCATGGGAGCCTCTCTGGGGAAGCGCCAGAGCAGCCGGCTGTCAGGGACAAGGTGGCAGCCTGGGGGCTGCTTATGGCCTCTGACACCCAATTCCTCAGGGCTTCCCACCAGCCTGTGCTCCTACCCACTTCTGTCCCCTTGGAGCTTCCTGCCCCCCACTCTCTCCCACAGggccctcctgccttcccaccGCCTTGTCTGGACATGGCCTGAGCAGCGCCTCATCCCTTCACGGCCTCCCACCGCCCCTCAGGGTCCCCTCAGGGTCTCCCCCAGCCCGGCCAACCTGCCCGGCAGCGGTGCAGCCCGAGGGAGCTCCAGAGGAGCGGATCGAGAGGCACCTTAGAGCCCTCAGCAATGCAGCCAGAAACACAGAGGCAGGAGGATTCAGATGgcccttcctgcctggcacagggcttgtGGCCATCTCCAGGCACCGCTCTCGCAGGGATTCCTACATCTCTGGCCCCTGCCCAGCCgctctgtcagcagcacaaaggcttcAGCAGAACCACCAAAGGCCAAGGGGCTTCTGGCcatttctccttccccactgcACGCCTGGGCAGCTCACTTGGCACAAGGACCCGTTTTCCCCTCTTCCCCGGTGCCCTGCGGATGCTGGGCACCAAAGAAAGCTCCTGGGAGTCTGGGTATTAGAACACATTCTATATTTATAGCCTAACAAACAactaaaaagaaggaaaaaatcaatcTTAAAGAAAAGTCCCTGCTGGCTCAGATGGCCCTGG from Serinus canaria isolate serCan28SL12 unplaced genomic scaffold, serCan2020 HiC_scaffold_619, whole genome shotgun sequence carries:
- the LOC127061327 gene encoding olfactory receptor 14A16-like, producing the protein MSNSSFISDFLLLALADTRQLQLLHFCLLLAISLAALLGNGLIISAVACGHHLHTPMFFFLLNLALADLGCICTTVPKAMHNSLRNTRNISYTGCASQLFIFLFFISAEFSLLTVMCYDRYMSICKPLHHGTLLGSRACAHMAAAAWASAFLHALMHTANTFSLPLCHGNALGQFFCEIPPILKLSCSKSYLRELGLLAVSAFLVFGCFVFIVFSFVQIFRVVLRIPSEQGQHKAFSTCLPHLAVVSLFVSTALLAYLKPPSMSSPSLDLALSVLYSVVPPALNSLIYSLRNQELKAVVGD